A region of Faecalibacterium taiwanense DNA encodes the following proteins:
- the xerC gene encoding tyrosine-type recombinase/integrase codes for MAYITKRGNSYSVRYTYEDEHGKSCDKWESFPTKEEATNRKKQIEHELAAGTFLIPSSVTVAEFLMDWLPKQCSKHKWAPKTYESNLSTIQNLIIPYIGSMEMQKLKPYHMENLYTTLSKTPCGSYIEGKKQELTEKQKQRFLSGTTIHEVHRLLGTAFQYAVEWGILVKSPVPVDSPKKSTQERTIWTVEEMRAALDSMEDPILHLAVHLTLVGALREGEIAGLTPEDLDFDAADGIGTFRINKSMQRVRKEALNQVDDGCIIKVFPDKLERSTTSLILKSTKTASSCRTIFMTSALKEELKKWLNQLAADESKDPERYHDSGMLFRLPNGLAVEPVLIRKKFLKWQDAHPEFPRIVFHGLRHSSATYQLMISGGDVKAVQGTTGHATADMLVNTYAHIQQSSRVELGKKFEEGFYAKQENPSPQAVNAAGEPTISMTALLELLKNADPEVKAQLRLALLT; via the coding sequence ATGGCATATATTACGAAGCGTGGCAACTCTTACAGCGTCCGCTACACCTACGAAGACGAGCACGGCAAGAGCTGCGACAAATGGGAGAGCTTTCCCACCAAAGAGGAGGCAACGAACCGAAAAAAGCAGATCGAGCATGAGCTGGCGGCCGGCACTTTTCTGATTCCGTCCTCGGTGACGGTGGCAGAGTTCCTGATGGATTGGCTGCCCAAGCAGTGCAGCAAGCACAAGTGGGCACCCAAGACCTACGAATCCAACCTTTCCACCATCCAGAATCTGATCATCCCCTATATCGGCAGCATGGAGATGCAGAAGCTCAAGCCCTACCACATGGAGAACCTCTACACGACCCTGAGCAAAACGCCCTGCGGTTCGTATATCGAGGGAAAGAAGCAGGAACTGACCGAAAAGCAGAAGCAGCGGTTCCTTTCCGGCACCACCATCCACGAGGTTCATCGGCTGCTGGGCACCGCATTCCAGTACGCTGTAGAATGGGGCATCCTTGTCAAAAGCCCTGTTCCCGTGGACAGCCCCAAGAAGTCCACACAGGAGCGTACCATCTGGACGGTAGAGGAAATGCGAGCGGCTCTGGACAGCATGGAGGATCCTATCCTGCATCTGGCAGTCCACCTCACATTGGTGGGCGCACTGCGAGAGGGCGAGATCGCAGGTCTGACCCCGGAAGATCTCGATTTTGATGCCGCAGATGGCATCGGAACGTTCCGTATCAACAAGTCCATGCAGCGGGTGCGAAAAGAAGCCCTGAATCAAGTAGATGATGGCTGCATCATCAAGGTATTCCCGGACAAGCTGGAGCGCAGTACCACTTCCCTCATCCTGAAAAGCACCAAGACCGCATCCTCCTGCCGCACCATCTTCATGACCTCTGCTCTTAAAGAGGAATTGAAGAAGTGGCTGAATCAGTTAGCGGCAGACGAATCGAAAGACCCGGAACGTTACCATGACAGTGGGATGCTGTTCCGCCTGCCCAACGGTCTGGCGGTAGAGCCGGTGCTCATCCGTAAAAAGTTCCTCAAATGGCAGGATGCACACCCGGAGTTCCCACGTATCGTGTTCCACGGTCTGCGCCATTCCAGTGCAACCTATCAGCTGATGATCTCCGGCGGCGATGTGAAGGCCGTTCAGGGCACCACAGGACACGCTACGGCAGATATGCTGGTAAACACCTACGCTCATATCCAGCAGTCCTCTCGTGTAGAACTTGGGAAAAAGTTTGAGGAAGGGTTCTATGCCAAACAGGAAAACCCCAGCCCGCAGGCTGTAAATGCCGCAGGCGAACCGACCATCTCTATGACCGCTCTGCTGGAACTTCTGAAGAACGCCGACCCTGAAGTAAAGGCACAGCTCCGTCTGGCACTGCTGACCTGA
- a CDS encoding helix-turn-helix domain-containing protein — MNMNRPDMTEDVKYKDYTNESLQMDSTTTTMEVVTQTNAVKSPTDSPKTTKLVYTVEEIARMLAISLRSAYNLCNSTTEFRVLRVGGSIRIPKDSFDAWLNRAA; from the coding sequence ATGAATATGAATCGGCCTGACATGACCGAAGATGTGAAATATAAAGATTATACGAATGAGTCCTTGCAAATGGACTCGACCACGACTACAATGGAGGTGGTCACTCAAACCAATGCCGTCAAGTCTCCGACTGACAGCCCGAAAACCACGAAGCTGGTGTACACGGTGGAAGAGATCGCACGAATGCTGGCCATCAGCCTGCGCTCTGCTTACAACCTGTGCAACAGCACCACCGAATTCCGTGTCCTGCGGGTAGGCGGAAGCATCCGCATCCCGAAAGACAGCTTCGATGCGTGGCTCAACCGGGCAGCTTGA
- a CDS encoding GtrA family protein, whose amino-acid sequence MNFWNTFAAKHPAAAKWVREGGLLVIVSNLITVFKYLLLQFLPKAFASLPVVDFGWPGIDITLFGETFKWNILGYDAAHGGLPYFCAYMIAMVIGECINFPIQRNFVFRSKGNIANQVGWYLLAFCIITCIVNSINCIWVAVAGLLVPDFIYNIGTTVLNSGISMVIFFFVNKVIFPEGEQAKQSSTGARVVFPVFARRKVHMGSEQPGKAAGRRKSKTRADGLIGRAEKVF is encoded by the coding sequence ATGAATTTTTGGAATACCTTTGCGGCAAAGCACCCCGCCGCTGCCAAGTGGGTGCGTGAGGGCGGACTGCTTGTCATCGTGTCCAATCTCATCACCGTGTTCAAATATCTGCTGCTGCAGTTTCTGCCCAAGGCATTCGCAAGCCTGCCGGTGGTGGATTTCGGCTGGCCGGGCATTGACATCACCCTCTTCGGCGAGACCTTCAAGTGGAACATTCTGGGCTACGATGCCGCTCACGGAGGTCTGCCCTACTTCTGTGCTTACATGATCGCCATGGTCATCGGTGAGTGCATCAACTTCCCTATCCAGCGCAATTTCGTGTTCCGCAGCAAAGGCAACATTGCAAATCAGGTGGGCTGGTATCTGCTGGCGTTCTGCATCATTACCTGCATCGTCAACTCCATCAACTGCATCTGGGTGGCGGTGGCTGGGCTGCTGGTGCCAGACTTCATCTACAACATTGGCACCACCGTGCTCAACAGCGGCATCTCCATGGTCATCTTCTTCTTTGTGAATAAGGTCATCTTCCCGGAAGGCGAGCAGGCAAAACAAAGCTCGACAGGAGCACGGGTGGTTTTTCCGGTATTCGCCCGGCGCAAGGTGCACATGGGCTCTGAACAACCCGGAAAAGCGGCTGGGAGGAGAAAATCCAAAACAAGAGCGGATGGGCTTATCGGAAGAGCGGAGAAGGTGTTTTGA
- a CDS encoding transaldolase family protein, whose product MKYFLDSAKLDEIKLAYNTFGIDGVTTNPRHIMLSGKPFLTAITDIANWIKEEGLEGYDKFPVSVEINPHLDDTEEMIAAARKVSAICSNFVIKIPCTEAGVAAARRLEKEGIRTNVTLVFSPAQAIWPAKNGSLFVSPFLGWKEANGEDCKQYIKDIVDIYKNYGFYGKTQIICAAIRTPKQIVDCAVAGADIVTTGLAVYQDAIKHAYTRQGIETFINAWDNTVTE is encoded by the coding sequence ATGAAGTACTTTCTGGACAGCGCAAAACTCGACGAGATCAAGCTTGCTTACAACACCTTCGGTATTGACGGCGTTACCACCAATCCCCGCCACATCATGCTGAGCGGCAAGCCTTTCCTGACTGCCATCACCGACATTGCCAACTGGATCAAAGAAGAGGGTCTGGAAGGCTACGATAAATTCCCGGTCTCTGTGGAGATCAACCCCCATCTGGATGACACCGAGGAGATGATCGCTGCTGCCAGAAAGGTTTCTGCCATCTGCAGCAACTTTGTCATCAAGATCCCCTGCACCGAGGCTGGCGTGGCTGCGGCCCGCCGTCTGGAGAAGGAAGGCATCCGCACCAATGTGACGCTGGTGTTCAGCCCGGCACAGGCCATCTGGCCCGCCAAGAATGGTTCTCTCTTCGTTTCTCCCTTCCTGGGCTGGAAGGAAGCCAACGGTGAGGACTGCAAGCAGTATATCAAGGACATCGTGGACATCTACAAGAACTACGGTTTCTACGGCAAGACGCAGATTATCTGCGCCGCCATCCGCACACCCAAGCAGATCGTGGACTGCGCTGTGGCAGGTGCCGACATCGTCACCACCGGACTGGCAGTCTATCAGGACGCGATCAAGCACGCTTACACCCGTCAGGGCATTGAGACCTTCATCAATGCGTGGGACAACACCGTGACAGAGTAA
- a CDS encoding NAD(P)-dependent oxidoreductase, with the protein MEIGFIGLGIMGESMCENIVKKHDDTVYCFDFVPAKVELLASKGAVPCKDSVELATKADVIISMVPKSEHSMSVYKTILPVLCAGKTCIDMSTIDPSVSVEISKIVKATGAAFMDAPVVKSKPAAIAGKLGIYMGGDEATCEAMRPILAYMGENIIRMGGNGKGLVMKICHNALVTQIQNGVNETLSLAQLNGITVEDYATAISYGGGQNFYLDGQWQKLRDEDYTTAFSLANAAKDVGICMELAKECRLEMPGEANVKKVYDKGMEAGMGGDDWRSTFKLVRGH; encoded by the coding sequence ATGGAGATCGGTTTTATTGGTTTGGGCATCATGGGCGAGTCCATGTGCGAAAACATTGTCAAGAAGCATGACGACACAGTCTACTGCTTCGATTTCGTCCCCGCAAAGGTGGAGCTGCTGGCTTCCAAGGGAGCGGTGCCCTGCAAGGATTCCGTGGAGCTGGCAACCAAAGCCGATGTCATCATCTCCATGGTCCCCAAGTCCGAGCATTCCATGAGCGTCTACAAGACCATCCTTCCGGTGCTGTGTGCGGGCAAGACCTGCATCGATATGTCCACCATCGACCCCAGTGTTTCGGTAGAGATCAGCAAAATAGTCAAGGCCACAGGTGCTGCCTTTATGGATGCCCCGGTGGTCAAGAGCAAGCCCGCCGCCATTGCCGGCAAGCTGGGCATCTACATGGGCGGCGACGAAGCTACCTGTGAAGCTATGCGCCCCATCCTTGCTTACATGGGCGAGAACATCATCCGCATGGGCGGCAACGGCAAGGGGCTGGTGATGAAAATCTGCCACAATGCGCTGGTCACCCAGATCCAGAACGGTGTCAACGAGACGCTGTCTCTGGCACAGCTCAACGGCATCACGGTGGAGGATTATGCCACAGCCATCTCCTACGGCGGCGGGCAGAACTTCTATCTGGATGGTCAGTGGCAGAAGCTGCGGGATGAGGACTATACCACTGCTTTCTCTCTGGCAAATGCCGCCAAGGACGTGGGTATCTGCATGGAGCTTGCAAAGGAGTGCAGGCTGGAGATGCCCGGCGAGGCCAATGTGAAAAAGGTCTATGACAAGGGCATGGAGGCCGGCATGGGCGGCGACGACTGGCGCTCGACCTTCAAGCTGGTCCGCGGCCACTGA
- a CDS encoding DUF4867 family protein: MENLLEHLNQVNDVPVYSVLDPEFAPYGRVVTGYDLSEMIAYMEQNTSIPENGNVYVASVPEMEALPAATGLQKKFYGDMPIEVGYCNGRNTTWNGFEYHKGSEINVAVTDFMLILGHVWQIENNTYRFENAKVFFVPQGTAVEMYQTTLHLSPCRVCDAGFKGIVILPRGTNTPLEDKTPGDDPESRLLLQRNKWVIAHPEREPLIKQGAYPGLLGENRELHY; encoded by the coding sequence ATGGAAAACTTGTTGGAGCATCTGAATCAGGTCAATGATGTTCCGGTGTACAGCGTGCTGGACCCGGAGTTTGCCCCCTACGGTCGGGTGGTCACAGGCTATGATCTCAGTGAGATGATCGCCTACATGGAGCAGAACACCTCCATCCCGGAAAACGGCAATGTCTATGTTGCCAGTGTGCCGGAGATGGAAGCTCTGCCCGCAGCCACCGGGCTGCAGAAGAAGTTCTACGGCGATATGCCCATTGAGGTGGGCTACTGCAACGGGCGCAACACTACATGGAACGGCTTTGAGTACCACAAGGGCAGCGAGATCAATGTGGCAGTCACGGACTTCATGCTGATCCTGGGCCATGTGTGGCAGATCGAGAACAATACCTATCGCTTCGAGAACGCCAAGGTGTTCTTTGTGCCGCAGGGCACGGCGGTGGAAATGTACCAGACCACCCTCCACCTGTCTCCCTGCCGGGTCTGCGATGCAGGCTTCAAGGGCATAGTCATCCTGCCCCGAGGCACTAACACACCGCTGGAGGACAAGACCCCGGGCGACGACCCGGAGAGCAGACTGCTGCTCCAGCGCAACAAGTGGGTCATCGCCCACCCGGAGCGGGAGCCGCTCATCAAGCAGGGAGCCTATCCCGGCTTGCTGGGCGAGAACCGGGAACTCCACTATTAA
- a CDS encoding alpha-glucosidase, whose protein sequence is MTWRSNVENGGAGGDYYNTNYPEPTYVSSRHYYLHMDTTAYGDFDFRNLHYHELQCWNVPGFIRIEAAPTFVELLEKLTAFLGRQPELPEWVYNGLIIGAQGGSQRSFDIVDRSLEKGIKVSGLWCQDWCGKRVTSFGKRLQWDWHYHKEMYPDLPRHIEELHARGIRFLGYINPYLVKDGELYAEGKKRGVFAKKADGSDYLVDFGEFYCGVVDFTNPEAYRWFKDEVIKKYTLDIGIDGWMADFGEYLPTDDLVLSNGVSPMIEHNHWPALWAKCNYDAVTESGKLGQVVYFMRAGGTGSQKYCTLLWAGDQSVDFSRHDGLCTVICAALSSGMVGCGLNHCDIGGYTSLFDNCRTKEVFLRWAEMAAFMPVMRTHEGNRPDTNFQYYDDEDCMTQLARLVDIYTMLAPYTKTLVAENAAKGTPVMRPLFLHYEDDPRSYTEQFEYLYGSDLLVAPVWHSGATEWEVYLPGDAWVHLWTGKVYGKGTHTVPAEMGDIPVFCRKGSQWTELFDSIREKYGK, encoded by the coding sequence GTGACATGGCGCAGCAACGTGGAAAACGGCGGCGCGGGCGGTGACTATTACAACACCAACTACCCGGAGCCTACCTACGTTTCCAGCCGTCACTACTACCTCCACATGGATACCACCGCTTACGGCGATTTCGATTTTCGCAATCTCCACTACCACGAGCTGCAGTGCTGGAATGTGCCGGGCTTTATCCGCATCGAGGCAGCGCCCACCTTTGTGGAGCTGCTGGAAAAGCTCACTGCTTTTCTTGGACGTCAGCCGGAGCTGCCGGAGTGGGTCTATAACGGCCTGATCATTGGTGCGCAGGGCGGCAGCCAGCGCAGCTTTGACATCGTGGACAGAAGCTTGGAAAAAGGCATCAAGGTCTCCGGCCTGTGGTGTCAGGACTGGTGCGGCAAGCGGGTGACCAGCTTTGGCAAGCGCCTCCAGTGGGATTGGCATTACCACAAGGAGATGTACCCCGATCTGCCCCGGCACATTGAAGAGCTCCACGCCCGGGGCATCCGGTTCCTTGGCTACATCAACCCGTACCTCGTCAAGGACGGAGAACTTTATGCCGAGGGCAAAAAACGGGGCGTCTTTGCCAAAAAGGCCGACGGGTCCGATTATCTGGTAGACTTTGGCGAGTTCTATTGCGGCGTGGTGGATTTCACCAACCCGGAGGCCTACCGCTGGTTCAAGGACGAGGTCATCAAAAAGTATACGCTGGACATTGGCATCGACGGCTGGATGGCGGACTTTGGCGAGTATCTCCCTACCGACGATCTGGTGCTTTCCAACGGGGTCAGCCCCATGATCGAGCACAACCACTGGCCGGCGCTCTGGGCAAAATGCAACTACGATGCCGTTACCGAAAGCGGCAAGCTGGGGCAGGTAGTCTACTTTATGCGTGCCGGCGGCACCGGCAGCCAGAAGTACTGCACGCTGCTGTGGGCCGGTGACCAGAGCGTGGATTTCAGCCGCCACGATGGTCTGTGCACCGTCATCTGCGCGGCCCTCAGCTCCGGCATGGTCGGCTGCGGACTGAACCACTGCGACATCGGCGGCTACACCTCTCTGTTCGACAACTGCCGCACCAAGGAGGTATTCCTCCGCTGGGCAGAGATGGCGGCCTTCATGCCGGTGATGCGCACCCACGAGGGCAACCGCCCGGACACCAACTTCCAGTATTACGATGATGAAGATTGCATGACGCAGCTGGCGCGGCTGGTGGATATCTATACCATGCTGGCACCTTACACCAAAACGCTGGTGGCTGAAAACGCCGCCAAGGGCACCCCGGTCATGCGTCCCCTCTTCCTTCATTACGAAGATGACCCCCGCAGCTATACCGAGCAGTTCGAATACCTCTACGGTTCGGACCTGCTGGTGGCTCCGGTGTGGCACAGCGGAGCGACCGAGTGGGAGGTCTACCTGCCCGGTGACGCGTGGGTCCACCTGTGGACCGGCAAGGTCTACGGTAAGGGCACCCACACCGTTCCCGCAGAGATGGGCGACATCCCGGTATTCTGCCGCAAGGGCTCCCAGTGGACGGAGCTGTTTGACAGCATCCGGGAAAAATACGGGAAGTAA
- a CDS encoding TSUP family transporter, with protein sequence MENQILFYIVILLTNIIHGITGFAGTILAMPPSLMLVGYDIAKPILNVLAIFSGVYVFVGNYKSINWKEFARIVVVMALGIVGAVYIKGLFIGKEHLLYKLLGLLVIGLSVQGLYKLVHKPEPDTKKPAERQTAARNAGTCALLVLAGIIHGLFVSGGPLLTGYMTKRIQDKTVFRATISTVWIFLNTLVFWKMCRRGCGCPLL encoded by the coding sequence ATGGAAAATCAGATCCTGTTTTACATCGTTATCCTGTTGACCAATATCATCCACGGCATCACAGGCTTTGCAGGCACCATTCTGGCAATGCCTCCCAGCCTGATGCTGGTGGGCTACGACATCGCAAAGCCCATCCTGAACGTGCTGGCGATCTTCTCCGGGGTGTACGTCTTTGTGGGAAACTACAAAAGCATCAACTGGAAAGAGTTTGCCCGGATAGTTGTGGTGATGGCACTGGGCATCGTTGGTGCCGTGTATATCAAGGGACTGTTCATAGGCAAGGAGCATCTGCTCTACAAACTGCTGGGGCTGCTGGTCATCGGGCTTTCAGTGCAGGGACTTTACAAGCTCGTGCACAAGCCGGAGCCGGATACAAAAAAGCCTGCAGAGAGGCAGACCGCCGCGCGCAATGCAGGAACCTGCGCACTGCTGGTGCTGGCAGGCATCATTCATGGATTGTTTGTCAGCGGCGGCCCGCTACTGACGGGGTATATGACCAAGAGGATCCAGGACAAGACCGTTTTCCGTGCGACCATTTCCACGGTATGGATCTTTTTGAACACCCTTGTTTTTTGGAAGATGTGCAGGCGGGGCTGTGGGTGCCCTCTACTGTAA
- a CDS encoding tripartite tricarboxylate transporter TctB family protein, with translation MKKFKIKTNLVSGIIMGVIALILILCIPSQIRVPAYDSGAPSPRIIPGICLAIMLVSSIALLIQSLVLKQEKVVEFDWEKEKPAILLIVGMCVYIGLMLSIGYVLASIIVFPLVLFYVGERKPGPYIVVLISAFVIFLLFKNVFNISLPALGLLGGII, from the coding sequence ATGAAGAAATTCAAAATCAAGACCAATCTGGTCTCGGGCATCATCATGGGTGTGATCGCATTGATCCTGATCCTGTGCATTCCCAGCCAGATCCGCGTACCGGCCTATGATTCCGGTGCACCCAGTCCCCGCATCATCCCTGGAATCTGTCTGGCCATCATGCTGGTGTCGTCCATTGCCCTGCTCATCCAGAGCCTTGTCCTCAAGCAGGAAAAGGTGGTGGAGTTCGACTGGGAGAAGGAAAAGCCCGCCATCCTGCTCATTGTGGGAATGTGCGTCTATATCGGTCTGATGCTCAGCATCGGCTATGTGCTGGCTTCCATCATTGTCTTTCCGCTGGTACTGTTCTATGTGGGCGAACGCAAGCCCGGTCCCTACATCGTGGTCCTGATCTCGGCGTTCGTCATCTTCCTGCTTTTCAAGAACGTCTTTAACATTTCGCTGCCCGCTCTGGGCCTGCTGGGAGGGATCATCTGA
- a CDS encoding fucose isomerase has product MQNITFANAAYASEVLKRFDCPIVLWTLREPVIDGTRLRLNSLTGAYSAGNAITAFRGEGRFEYIFGAPTEEEVKAEIGAAIRAAKVKYDLRRLKMISIGHTPQGFGFGRALDAEMMSTFGTTLDSIEARELINKAKGYTEEELADELTEARRTIVGLDTIPEKNVVNFARLYKAYKSYVGENRIGALCSRCWPDFFTEFGTPVCSVLSLLNANGVSASCESDAYGALSMFIGSDLTGRSCFFGDPVSMNEQESTITFWHCGMAACDLARKDTGAQVGVHPNRKIGPVMDFGCEACECVTLFRVGRKPDGSFRFFVAEGAALDKPKQFNGTSVVVKTAASAKEVVYGTVKGGWEPHFVVVYGQVANELEKLGNMLGVEVCKF; this is encoded by the coding sequence TTGCAGAACATCACCTTTGCCAATGCCGCCTACGCCAGCGAGGTGCTCAAGCGGTTTGACTGCCCCATCGTCCTATGGACGCTGCGGGAGCCGGTCATCGACGGCACCCGCCTGCGCCTCAACAGCCTGACGGGCGCATACTCTGCCGGCAATGCCATCACAGCGTTCCGCGGCGAGGGCAGGTTTGAGTATATCTTCGGTGCGCCCACCGAGGAGGAAGTGAAAGCGGAGATCGGTGCTGCCATCCGTGCAGCCAAGGTCAAATACGACCTGCGCCGCCTGAAGATGATCTCCATCGGACACACCCCGCAGGGCTTCGGATTTGGCCGTGCGCTGGACGCCGAGATGATGAGCACCTTCGGCACCACGCTGGATTCCATTGAGGCCCGGGAGCTTATCAACAAGGCCAAGGGCTACACCGAGGAGGAACTGGCAGACGAGCTGACCGAGGCCCGCAGGACCATCGTGGGGCTGGACACCATCCCCGAAAAGAACGTCGTCAACTTTGCCCGCCTGTACAAGGCCTATAAGAGCTATGTGGGCGAGAATCGGATCGGCGCTCTGTGCTCCCGCTGCTGGCCGGATTTCTTCACCGAGTTCGGCACCCCGGTGTGCAGCGTGCTCTCGCTGCTCAACGCCAACGGTGTTTCTGCCAGCTGCGAGTCGGACGCTTACGGTGCACTCTCCATGTTCATTGGCAGCGATCTGACCGGCCGTTCCTGCTTCTTTGGCGATCCCGTCTCGATGAACGAGCAGGAGAGCACCATCACCTTCTGGCACTGCGGCATGGCTGCCTGTGATCTGGCCCGCAAGGACACCGGTGCGCAGGTGGGCGTCCACCCCAACCGCAAGATCGGCCCGGTCATGGACTTTGGCTGCGAGGCCTGCGAGTGCGTCACCCTCTTCCGGGTGGGCCGCAAGCCCGACGGCAGCTTCCGCTTCTTCGTTGCAGAGGGCGCTGCACTGGACAAGCCCAAGCAGTTCAACGGCACCTCGGTGGTCGTCAAGACCGCAGCCAGCGCCAAAGAGGTGGTCTACGGCACCGTCAAGGGCGGCTGGGAGCCCCACTTTGTAGTGGTGTACGGACAGGTCGCCAACGAGCTGGAAAAACTGGGCAATATGCTGGGCGTCGAGGTCTGCAAGTTCTGA
- a CDS encoding winged helix-turn-helix transcriptional regulator encodes MAYNGLNLENVKNQNRSSILKLLNDHGPMSRKDISARLGLTPASVTTLCAELLAQNILVELGEVQQGNRAGRRKILLGINYTYRYVLSISIEMPSTCITLCDLRGEHCSTRRIPTDIAAPPELFLKQVANVGKALLWENSIGREQLLGAGVSVPGPVDREKGSAPTPTASGTSRCRWRPCWRRRWSARSCWKTTSRHLPVQN; translated from the coding sequence ATGGCATACAATGGGCTCAATCTGGAGAATGTCAAAAACCAGAACCGCAGCTCCATCCTGAAGCTGCTGAACGACCACGGTCCCATGTCCCGCAAGGACATCTCGGCCCGGCTGGGTCTGACCCCTGCCAGTGTGACCACGCTGTGCGCAGAACTGCTGGCGCAGAACATTCTGGTCGAGCTGGGCGAGGTGCAGCAGGGCAATCGGGCCGGACGGCGGAAGATCCTGCTGGGGATCAACTACACCTACCGCTATGTCCTTTCCATCAGCATCGAGATGCCGTCCACCTGCATCACCCTGTGTGACCTGCGGGGCGAGCACTGCAGCACCCGGCGCATCCCCACCGACATTGCTGCGCCGCCGGAACTGTTCCTGAAGCAGGTGGCAAACGTGGGGAAGGCGCTGCTCTGGGAAAACAGCATCGGGCGCGAACAGCTGCTGGGGGCGGGGGTCTCCGTCCCCGGTCCGGTGGACCGGGAAAAGGGGTCAGCACCCACGCCTACCGCATCTGGAACCAGTCGGTGCAGGTGGCGTCCCTGCTGGCGCAGGCGCTGGAGTGCACGATCCTGTTGGAAAACAACGTCAAGGCATTTGCCCGTGCAGAACTGA
- a CDS encoding ROK family protein: MQVASLLAQALECTILLENNVKAFARAELTYGLGRTQENLLLLKWGPGVGSAIIAQGHIYDSGKYRSAEIGHVRVEKNGRLCRCGRYGCLETRVASHPIARHLRQVCSPEKTPLLWAAVDGHPEKITVHDLEALAALDEPAMWEALDADIELLADVVGGMLTMLTPDHLILYGDMFKLPHFREKFLAACKRYDPAYDEDYVRISELDQRIAYIGPLAVVTNELFYQG, translated from the coding sequence GTGCAGGTGGCGTCCCTGCTGGCGCAGGCGCTGGAGTGCACGATCCTGTTGGAAAACAACGTCAAGGCATTTGCCCGTGCAGAACTGACCTACGGCTTGGGCCGGACGCAGGAGAACCTGCTGCTGCTGAAGTGGGGTCCAGGCGTTGGCTCTGCGATCATTGCACAGGGGCACATCTATGACAGCGGAAAGTACCGGTCAGCAGAGATCGGACATGTGCGGGTGGAAAAGAACGGCAGGCTCTGCCGCTGCGGGCGGTACGGCTGTCTGGAGACCCGGGTGGCCAGCCACCCCATTGCCCGGCATCTGCGGCAGGTCTGCAGCCCGGAAAAGACCCCGCTGCTGTGGGCTGCGGTGGATGGACACCCCGAAAAGATCACAGTGCACGATCTGGAGGCACTTGCTGCGCTGGACGAGCCCGCCATGTGGGAGGCGCTGGATGCAGACATCGAACTGCTGGCAGACGTGGTGGGCGGGATGCTCACCATGCTGACGCCGGATCACCTGATCCTGTACGGCGATATGTTCAAGCTGCCGCATTTCCGGGAGAAATTCCTCGCCGCCTGCAAGCGGTACGACCCCGCCTACGATGAGGACTATGTCCGCATCTCGGAGCTGGACCAGAGGATCGCCTACATCGGTCCGCTGGCGGTGGTGACCAACGAGCTGTTCTATCAGGGATAA
- a CDS encoding helix-turn-helix transcriptional regulator — protein sequence MLGSERDHAENRVQTRVIRDYIFKIYTYDQRYSNGIVDRYHWITISRVESSAANDRSGEALPAGTGQPLTKAELRVARLLAKGLTYQAVADQLVVSYHTVKKHVQNIYQKCGVNSRFQLYRWMERNDPKNDPAHPEWHPVGKSRTECRK from the coding sequence TTGCTGGGCAGCGAGCGGGACCACGCCGAAAACAGGGTGCAGACCCGGGTCATCCGGGACTATATCTTTAAGATCTACACCTACGATCAGCGCTATTCCAACGGCATCGTGGACCGCTACCACTGGATCACCATTTCCCGGGTGGAGTCGTCGGCGGCGAACGACCGGAGCGGAGAAGCTCTGCCTGCAGGCACAGGTCAGCCGCTGACCAAAGCGGAACTGCGGGTGGCACGGCTGCTGGCAAAGGGGCTGACCTATCAGGCCGTAGCCGACCAGCTGGTGGTAAGCTACCATACAGTCAAGAAGCATGTGCAGAATATCTACCAGAAATGCGGGGTCAATTCCCGGTTCCAGCTTTACCGCTGGATGGAGCGGAACGACCCCAAAAATGACCCAGCGCATCCAGAATGGCACCCCGTGGGAAAAAGCCGGACAGAATGTCGGAAATGA